One stretch of Labrus bergylta chromosome 24, fLabBer1.1, whole genome shotgun sequence DNA includes these proteins:
- the LOC110004138 gene encoding LOW QUALITY PROTEIN: kalirin (The sequence of the model RefSeq protein was modified relative to this genomic sequence to represent the inferred CDS: inserted 1 base in 1 codon; deleted 5 bases in 5 codons), with product MNSGDGGGEAGPDGLATAGSGTAECVRAVDVLTVLREKVAFVSGGRDKRGGPILTFPARTNHDRIKQEDLSRLVTYLSTVPSEDVRARGFTVVVDMRGSKWDSVKPVLRTLQESFSSNIHTALLIKPDTFWQKHKTNLGSAKLSFETSLVSVEGLSRLVDPSQLTADLGGSLEYDHVEWTELRLGLEEFSGAASQLLAQLDQLEAGLNRIPEPQDVDEARKLLEEHGRLRNTITTAPVDALEREGRSLFQRMRLGPAHGDASTEGGGGGGSHGSWLSGGADFQSVAPKVSSLLDRMQAARTHLLQSWSDRKLHLDQALQLHLFEQDATKMSEWIAHSKELFVQSLVEVGQNHQHALDLQTQHQHFTANCMNGSVNVDSVVTVAARLAEAGHYGAERIALVSSRLQDDWKSLTTALEERSNTLAMATGFHQGAEQFLLRVEGWVQVCSEGPLPSATAELEAATKKHQELNEEISANYTQVSESGKALLEVLQRCTATESEDSTTKPDFTAATHGIMGVLHQVMQGHHEVEGAWQHRKLRLHQRLQLCVFQQDVRQVLDWVEQHGEVFLNKHSGVGKSLHRARALQKRHDDFQQVAQNTYTNAEKLLEAADQLAQSGECEEEEIYQAARDLELRMQAFIQRVEQRKLLLDLAVSFYTHTKELSVWMEGLQKQLSSDLCVCPDSVEALQTLISQQQTQQVNTQEAAMSVIXEGEDLILQLRPQGSSVAHVESVLQQLEESHVQLEELFHQRKIRLDVFLQLRILHQCTLEVTGEMDAWKQDLQKQSQDFSAEKLATPRHSDTNQDKLAQDKLALGQARLVEASPEVLTLAQQRIHRHMERRLAMNNMIYEVIQQGHDLQQYINEVQASGIELSEAEGGLSSQVEELQRLLQDKQKELQQIADHTHTHLEQNLQLRHLQSQVKQVLGWISEGEVMLSSCMLNSSCLSEAEQLQREHERLQQAIEALLHADSLQRTHQVALALQQRAELLVRSGHYDPDAVRSCAQTVALHWQTLMLRIEDRLKLVNASAAFYRTSQQVCGVLESLEQEYRREEDWCGGGDRQPEQLMPLINKHMEQKEAFLKACTLARRNAEVFLKYIHRNSVTMANISGHSITVSGVTEVTGHSRVPEQQVKGILSELLQRENRVLHFWTLKKRRLDQCQQYLMFQSHAQQAMDWLQQSGDHYLVSHTSAGASVADTQELLNQHREFCVSAKHTQEKVHLLIQLAESMLAKGHAHRTELRRCVSTVDKRYRDFSVRMGQYRHLLETALGGCSQDNKDLELELIPNSLSDSDPEVNLSDPSHQVSDEKRRSARKKEYIMAELLQTERVYVRDLQECIETYLWEMTSGSEDVPSGLNNKDDIVFGNIQDIYEFHNSIFLKELENYEQLPEDVGHCFVTWADKFHMYVTYCRNKPDSSLLIQQHGAGFFEEVQRRHGLTNSISSALIKPVQRITKYQLLLKELLACCEEGKGEIKEGLDVMLSVPKRANDAMHVSMLEGLEEGLEVQGELLLQDSFLVWEPKSLIRKGRDRHLFLFELSLIFSKEIKDSSGRTKYLYKSRLRTSELGVTEHIEGDPCKFALWVGRTPTSDNKTVLKASSLELKQEWVRSIRQVIQERRGHLRGALREPIPLPKTPNPTLGRQRSISRRETSEDADSLGDASSQPDTVSIASRTSQNTADSDKLSGGCELVVVLLDFSSGGAGELSVRCGQTVELVERSADRPGWCLVRTTDQSPQQEGLLPMSALCLSHSHSAADMEGLVPASTTSSSTSSTSTTTSSSCNSTTTTSSNSSSTVSAGRDSGLYGSEGSALNVQSSTQNATSPTVYGVGAAPGGAVGSPGPKRTVSGTGNTLKRWLTSPVRRLSQGKADGQKKPPIRTRRRDNRPEITPLTGNAQTKAKKEEGAQSGGEEEPEEESHTPLPPPMQIIKDPNNPEALDSDQGSNESDTEQRNKALRGRMFVVNEMVQSEKDYVKDLAVIVEGFMSRLEVRGIPEDMRGKDKIVFGNIQQIYDWHRDFFLVELDRCVQNHDLLADLFIRHERRLHMYIVYCQNKPRSEFIVIEYETFFEEIQHEISCRMSISDYLIKPIQRITKYQLLLKDFLKYTSKAGLDCEEIEKAVDLMSLVPKRCNDMMNLGRLQGYEGKLTSQGKLLQQETFCVWEQDGGVLSRSKERRVFLFEQIVIFSELLRKGSNNPGYQFKNSIKVSYLAMQDSVDGDPCKFVLWSRGSAERFTLQASSTSIKMTWTETIATLLEAQNNFLSALQSPIEYQRKEGGITVTRPLSSGRPPSAPPTPNGHATQPQHDSEQEEELVLVLQDFVAVREDEISVFRGEKVQILASNQQGQSLVYRPANSDSPAAEGWVSRSVLNIH from the exons atgaattctggggatggaggaggagaagcggGCCCGGACGGCCTGGCGACGGCAg GCTCGGGGACAGCAGAGTGTGTTCGGGCGGTCGACGTCCTCACGGTGCTCAGAGAGAAAGTGGCCTTCGTCTCag GTGGGCGGGACAAACGCGGTGGACCAATCCTGACCTTCCCTGCCAGGACCAATCATGATCGAATAAAACAGGAAGACCTCAGTCGACTGGTCACATACCTGTCGACCGTACCAAG cgaGGACGTGCGTGCGCGGGGCTTCACCGTGGTGGTGGACATGCGGGGCAGTAAGTGGGACAGCGTGAAGCCGGTTCTACGGACGCTGCAGGAGTCCTTTTCCTCCAACATCCACACGGCGCTGCTCATCAAACCCGACACCTTCTGgcagaaacacaaaaccaacCTGGGCAGCGCCAAGCTCAGCTTCGAG ACCAGCCTGGTCTCGGTGGAGGGTCTCTCCCGGCTCGTTGACCCCTCCCAGCTCACGGCCGACCTCGGTGGCTCGCTGGAGTACGACCATGTGGAGTGGACCGAGCTGCGTCTGGGTCTGGAGGAGTTCTCAGGGGCCGCCTCACAGCTGCTGGCCCAGCTGGATCAGCTGGAGGCTGGGCTGAATCGCATACCAGAGCCTCAGGATGTGGACGAGGCCCGCAA ACTCCTGGAGGAACATGGACGTCTCCGTAACACCATCACCACTGCTCCTGTTGACGCCCTTGAACGAGAGGGGCGGAGCTTGTTCCAGCGAATGCGTCTTGGCCCCGCCCACGGGGACGCTTCAACAGAAGGCGGCGGTGGAGGCGGTAGTCACGGCAGCTGGTTGTCAGGCGGGGCGGACTTCCAGAGTGTCGCACCAAAAGTTTCCTCCCTGCTGGACCGGATGCAGGCGGCTCGCACTCACCTGCTGCAGAGCTGGAGCGACAGGAAGCTGCACCTGGACCAGGCGCTGCAGCTACACCTGTTTGAGCAGGACGCCACCAAG ATGTCGGAGTGGATCGCTCACAGTAAGGAGTTGTTCGTGCAGAGTCTGGTGGAGGTTGGTCAGAACCACCAGCACGCCCTCGACCTCCAAACGCAACACCAGCACTTCACCGCCAACTGcatg AATGGCAGCGTGAACGTGGACAGCGTGGTTACCGTGGCAGCGAGGCTGGCGGAGGCGGGTCACTACGGGGCGGAGCGTATCGCCCTCGTGTCGTCACGGTTACAGGATGACTGGAAGTCCCTGACGACGGCGCTGGAAGAACGTAGCAACACGCTTGCCATGGCAACGGGCTTCCACCAGGGGGCGGAGCAG TTCCTGCTCAGAGTAGAGGGCTGGGTTCAGGTGTGCTCTGAAGGCCCGTTGCCATCGGCGACAGCAGAGCTAGAAGCTGCAACAAAGAAACACCAGGAGCTGAACGAGGAGATCTCTGCTAACTACACACAG gtcaGTGAAAGCGGTAAAGCCTTACTGGAAGTCCTCCAGCGTTGCACAGCGACTGAATCCGAGGACTCGACGACCAAACCAGACTTCACAGCCGCCACACACGGCATCATGGGAGTTCTGCACCAGGTCATGCAG GGTCATCACGAGGTGGAAGGGGCGTGGCAA CATCGTAAACTCCGCCTCCACCAGcgtctgcagctgtgtgtgtttcagcaggaTGTGAGACAG GTGTTGGACTGGGTGGAGCAGCACGGTGAGGTGTTCCTGAACAAACACAGCGGCGTGGGGAAATCTCTGCACCGAGCGCGAGCGCTGCAGAAACGCCACGATGACTTCCAGCAGGTCGCACAG aaCACTTACACTAATGCAGAGAAGCTTCTGGAAGCAGCCGACCAGCTGGCTCAGTCTggagagtgtgaggaggaggagatctacCAGGCAGCTCGAGACCTGGAGCTCCGCATGCAG GCGTTTATTCAGAGAGTCGAGCAGAGG AAGCTGCTGCTGGACCTCGCTGTGTCGttctacacacacaccaaggag ctctcCGTGTGGATGGAGGGCCTTCAGAAGCAGCTCTCCTcagacctctgtgtgtgtccggACTCAGTCGAGGCGTTGCAG ACCTTGATCTCTCAGCAGCAGACGCAGCAGGTCAACACACAG GAAGCTGCTATGAGCGTCA CGGAAGGAGAAGACCTCATCCTGCAACTCAG GCCCCAGGGCAGCTCGGTGGCTCACGTGGAGTcggtgctgcagcagctggaggagtcTCATGTTCAGCTGGAGGAACTTTTCCACCAGAGGAAGATCCGACTAGATGTTTTCCTGCAGCTCCGCATCCTGCACCAGTGCACGCTGGAG GTGACGGGGGAGATGGACGCTTGGAAGCAGGACCTCCAGAAACAGTCCCAGGACTTCTCTGCAGAGAAGTTAGCAACGCCACGACATTCTGACACAAACCAGGACAAGCTCGCCCAGGACAAGCTCGCACTGGGACAGGCACGGCTAGTGGAGGCTAGCCCTGAGGTGCTAACACTTGCACAGCAGCGGATCCACAG GCACATGGAGCGACGGCTGGCCATGAACAATATGATCTACGAGGTCATCCAACAAGGTCATGACCTTCAGCAGTACATCAATGAGGTCCAGGCTTCAG gtatCGAGCTATCAGAGGCAGAGGGGGGTCTCTCCTCTCaggtggaggagctgcagcgcctcctgcaggacaaacagaaggagctgcagcagattgcagatcacacacacacacacctggagcaGAACCTGCAGCTTAGACACCTGCAGAGCCAGGTCAaacag GTGCTGGGTTGGATCTCAGAGGGGGAGGTCATGTTGTCGTCCTGCATGTTGAACTCCAGCTGTTTATCTGAagcagagcagctgcagaggGAGCATGAGCGCCTCCAGCAGGCCATCGAG GCTCTGCTGCACGCCGACTCCCTGCAGAGGACTCATCAGGTGGCTCTGGctctgcagcagagagcagagctgCTGGTCAG gtcAGGACATTATGACCCAGATGCAGTGAGGTCTTGTGCCCAGACGGTGGCGCTGCACTGGCAGACTCTGATGCTGAGGATAGAGGACAGACTCAAACTGGTGAACGCCTCGGCAGCTTTCTACAGGACGTCCCAGCAG gTGTGTGGGGTGCTGGAGAGTCTGGAGCAGGAGTACCGCAGGGAGGAGGACTGGTGTGGTGGAGGAGACAGACAGCCAGAACAACTGATGCCGctcatcaacaaacacatggagCAGAAGGAGGCGTTCCTGAAG GCCTGCACTCTGGCCAGACGAAACGCAGAAGTTTTCCTCAAGTACATCCATCGTAACAGTGTCACCATGGCGAACATCTCAGGCCACAGCATCACCGTCTCCGGGGTAACCGAGGTCACAGGGCACTCCAGGGTACCGGAGCAGCAGGTCAAAG gtatcCTCAgcgagctgctgcagagagaaaacagagttcTGCATTTCTGGACTTTAAAGAAACGTCGACTGGATCAGTGCCAGCAGTACCTGATGTTCCAGAGCCACGCCCAGCAG GCCATGGATTGGCTGCAGCAGTCAGGTGATCATTACCTGGTCTCGCACACGTCTGCGGGGGCTTCGGTCGCTGACACGCAAGAACTGCTGAACCAGCACAGAGAGTTCTGCGTGTCCGCCAAg CACACACAGGAGAAGGTTCACCTGCTCATCCAATTGGCTGAGAGCATGCTGGCTAAAGGCCACGCCCACCGCACAGAGCTCCGTCGCTGCGTTTCCACGGTGGATAAACGTTAC CGCGACTTCAGCGTCAGGATGGGACAgtaccgccacctgctggagaCGGCGCTGGGAGGATGCTCACAG GACAATAAGgacctggagctggagctgatcccCAACAGTCTGTCTGACTCAGACCCGGAGGTGAACTTGTCCGACCCGAGTCATCAGGTCAGCGACGAGAAGAGACGATCTGCCAGAAAGAAGGA GTACATCATGGCCGAGCTCCTTCAGACAGAGAGGGTCTACGTCAGAGACCTGCAGGAGTGTATCGAG ACGTACCTGTGGGAGATGACGAGCGGCTCAGAAGACGTCCCGTCCGGTCTCAACAACAAGGACGACATCGTGTTCGGAAACATCCAGGACATCTACGAGTTCCACAACAG TATTTTCCTGAAGGAGCTGGAAAACTACGAGCAGCTTCCAGAGGACGTCGGCCATTGCTTCGTTACCTGG GCGGATAAGTTCCACATGTATGTGACGTACTGCAGGAACAAACCAGACTCCAGTTTACTCATCCAGCAGCACGGCGCCGGATTCTTCGAG gaggTCCAGAGGAGACACGGTCTAACCAACTCCATCTCCTCAGCCCTCATCAAACCGGTCCAGAGGATCACCAAGtaccagctgctgctgaag gagCTGCTGGCGTGCTGCGAGGAGGGGAAAGGCGAGATTAAAGAAGGTCTGGATGTGATGCTGAGCGTCCCAAAGAGAGCTAACGATGCTatgcatgttagcatgctggaAG GTCTGGAGGAGGGTCTGGAGGTGCAGGGCgagctcctcctgcaggactCGTTTCTGGTCTGGGAGCCGAAGTCTCTGATCCGGAAGGGGCGGGACCGACAC CTCTTCCTGTTTGAGCTGTCACTCATCTTCAGCAAAGAGATCAAAGACTCGTCAGGACGAACCAAATACCTTTACAAGAGCAGGCTgagg acgtCCGAGCTCGGTGTGACGGAGCACATCGAGGGCGACCCCTGCAAGTTCGCTCTGTGGGTCGGACGAACGCCGACGTCCGACAACAAGACGGTCCTGAAG GCGTCGTCGTTGGAGCTGAAGCAGGAGTGGGTCCGCAGCATTCGACAGGTGATCCAGGAGAGGCGGGGCCACCTGCGGGGGGCTCTGAGGGAGCCCATCCCCCTCCCCAAGACGCCAAACCCCACGCTGGGGCGACAGCGCAGCATCAGCCGCAG ggAGACGAGCGAGGACGCAGACAGTCTGGGCGATGCGAGCAGTCAGCCGGACACCGTCTCCATCGCCTCGAGAACGTCACAGAACACGGCCGACAGCgacaag ctgtcaGGAGGTTGCGAGTTAGTCGTGGTGTTGTTGGATTTCTCCTCCGGGGGCGCCGGAGAGCTCAGTGTTCGCTGTGGTCAGACGGTGGAGCTGGTGGAGCGCTCTGCAGACCGGCCCGGGTGGTGTCTGGTCAGAACCACAGATCAATCGCCCCAACAG GAGGGGCTCCTCCCCATGAGCGCCCTCTGTCTGTCACACTCCCACAGTGCAGCCGACATGGAGGGGCTGGTGCCcgcctccaccacctcctccagcACGTCTTCTAcatccaccaccacctcctccagctgcaactccaccaccaccacctcctcaaACTCCTCCTCCACTGTCAGCGCCGGGAGGG ATTCCGGTCTGTACGGCTCTGAAGGCTCAGCGCTCAATGTTCAGTCATCAACACAAA ATGCAACCTCGCCCACAGTCTATGGAGTGGGCGCCGCTCCAGGGGGCGCCGTGGGCTCTCCGGGGCCGAAGCGCACCGTCTCCGGAACAGGAAACACCTTGAAG cgATGGTTAACCAGTCCTGTCCGGAGGCTGAGTCAAGGAAAGGCTGACGGACAAAAGAAACCGCCAATCAGAACGAGGAGGCGGGACAACAGGCCGGAGATCACACCCCTTACTGGCAACGCACAGACG aaggcgaagaaggaggagggggcgcaaagtggaggagaggaggagccaGAGGAAGAAAGCCACACCCCTCTACCACCTCCCATGCAGATCATCAAAGACCCAAACAACCCCGAG gctCTGGATTCAGATCAGGGCTCCAACGAGTCGGACACCGAGCAGAGAAATAAAGCTCTAAGAGGACGCAT gtttgttgttaACGAGATGGTCCAATCAGAGAAGGACTACGTGAAGGACCTGGCTGTGATTGTGGAG ggCTTCATGTCCAGGCTGGAGGTCAGAGGGATCCCCGAGGACATGAGGGGGAAAGACAAAATCGTCTTCGGCAACATCCAGCAGATCTACGACTGGCACAGAga tttcttcctGGTGGAGTTGGATCGTTGTGTTCAGAATCACGACCTGCTGGCTGACCTTTTCATCCGACAT gagCGTCGTCTCCACATGTACATTGTTTACTGTCAGAACAAGCCGAGGTCAGAGTTCATCGTCATCGAGTACGAGACCTTCTTCGAG gagaTCCAGCATGAGATCAGCTGCAGGATGTCGATCAGTGATTACCTGATCAAACCCATCCAGAGAATCACAAAGTACCAGCTGCTGCTCAAG GATTTCCTCAAGTACACGTCTAAAGCAGGACTGGACTGTGAGGAGATCGAG AAAGCAGTCGACCTGATGTCTTTGGTGCCGAAGCGCTGCAACGACATGATGAACCTGGGGCGCCTGCAGGGATATGAG GGGAAGTTGACGTCTCAGGggaagctgctgcagcaggagacGTTCTGCGTTTGGGAGCAGGACGGCGGCGTTCTGTCCCGGAGCAAAGAGCGACGAGTCTTCCTGTTCGAGCAGATCGTCATCTTCAGCGAGCTGCTGCGCAAAGGATCCAACAACCCGGGATACCAGTTCAAGAACAGCATTAAG
- the iqcb1 gene encoding IQ calmodulin-binding motif-containing protein 1 isoform X1, with translation MEQEEVQQEEQVEQVEVQQEEQEEVEEQEEVQQEEQEEVEEQEQEEQEEQEEVEQEQVEEVEQEEVEQEEVQQVEQEEVQQEEVQQVEVLELKSELEDEELNVEQRVMVLNSRLNKVLNMAAVQTDSSVLTRVKSQLYLSGVLSQCVLALSQDPRKLRGSWGAVTALAQITSSCCVGVEPGKRSEAFHRLFLPSVMDGLLSLAGHLMRRAECVSLLKKLMDSVGWLLRAHSRLTVQVLSSAHYERIQMCDDVTVSLLCVQLWIQTCSSRDFLSGLSDDSILLLLNEVVGQLAVSSDPAVGGASVRLILLMASQQEQRVWPLLLSFRGLDSLLDKDWRGRGFDQDVDQLIGLIQSDRGSRSHSQVETERVRAACVIQAAWRSYKTRRRVKSLNRAVSTLQRRYRARRRQQQQQREAQQWEEELKYQVCLRRQQARRKFHQKQRQLLQLLPADQVQPYLQECERRAAVVIQTFWRGFRERRHFNNTLRHALTNMHTRTKAARTLQRGVRRFLQKRRAAKAPPIPPFWIGRNGLTDSRRVELKRQVEEYISLHPSSRVSPQECERLHEEVQLLIVSELRRGKQQRREEERMEALLAHTHTQLELLRDAPPLSAVTATDAESFLSPSGPIATRARDAHNATLQASRLPWWRTLVDTTAEDMFSPAHLQELEAEFGGLFVGGSAGVVKL, from the exons atggagcaggaggaggtgcagcaggaggagcaggtggagcaggtggaggtgcagcaggaggagcaggaggaggtggaggagcaggaggaggtgcagcaggaggagcaggaggaggtggaggagcaggagcaggaggagcaggaggagcaggaggaggtggagcaggagcaggtggaggaggtggagcaggaggaggtggagcaggaggaggtgcagcaggtggagcaggaggaggtgcagcaggaggaggtgcAGCAGGTGGAGGTGTTGGAGCTGAAGAGTGAGCTGGAGGATGAAGAGTTGAACGTGGAGCAGAGAGTCATGGTGTTGAACAGCAGACTGAACA aggttTTGAACATGGCGGCGGTGCAGACCGACAGCAGCGTGTTGACTCGTGTGAAGTCTCAGCTGTATCTGAGCGGCGTTCTGAGTCAATGCGTCCTCGCTCTGAGTCAAGATCCCAGGAAGCTGCGGGGCAGCTGGGGCGCCGTCACCGCGCTGGCTCAGATCACCAG TTCCTGTTGTGTGGGGGTGGAACCTGGAAAACGCTCAGAGGCTTTTCATAGGCTGTTCCTGCCCTCAGTCATGGACGGCCTCCTGTCATTGGCCGGTCACCTGATGAGGCGAGCAGAG tgtgtgtctctgttgaaGAAGCTGATGGACTCAGTGGGTTGGTTGCTCAGAGCTCACAGTCGTCTCACAGTTCAGG TCCTTAGCTCCGCCCACTATGAGAGAATCCagatgtgtgatgatgtcaccgtgtctctgctctgtgtgcagCTGTGGATCCAAACCTGCTCatccag GGACTTTCTCTCCGGGTTGAGCGACGACTCCATCCTCCTGCTGCTCAACGAGGTCGTTGGCCAATTAGCCGTCAGCTCTGACCCTGCGGTGGGCGGGGCGTCCGTCAGACTGATCCTCCTCATGGCCAGTCAGCAGGAGCAGCGAGtctggcccctcctcctcagttTCAGAG gtctgGACAGCCTATTGGACAAAGActggagggggcggggctttgACCAAGATGTGGATCAGCTGATTGGTCTCATTCAATCAGACAGAGGATCAAGGAGTCACTCTCAG gTGGAAACTGAGCGTGTGCGAGCGGCGTGTGTGATCCAGGCGGCCTGGAGGTCGTACAAGACGAGACGCAGAGTGAAGAGCCTCAACAGAGCTGTGAGCACGCTGCAGAGGAGATACAG ggctcggaggagacagcagcagcagcagagggaggcCCAGCAGTGGGAAGAGGAGTTGAAGTATCAG gtttgTTTACGACGTCAGCAGGCCAGAAGGAAATTTCACCAGAAACAGAGAcaactgctgcagctgctgcctgcag accaGGTGCAGCCGTACCTGCAGGAGTGTGAGCGTCGTGCGGCCGTGGTGATCCAGACATTCTGGAGAGGCTTCAGAGAGCGAAGACACTTCAACAACACACTCCGACACGCActgacaaacatgcacacacggACGAAGGCAGCCAGGACACTGCAGAGaggg GTTCGTCGCTTTCTGCAGAAACGACGAGCAGCTAAGGCCCCGCCCATCCCGCCTTTCTGGATTGGTCGTAATGGTTTGACTGACAGCAGGAGAGTGGAGCTTAAGAGACAGGTGGAGGAGTACATCTCTCTTCATCCG TCGTCTCGTGTGTCTCCTCAGGAGTGTGAGCGTCTCCATGAGGAGGTGCAGCTGCTGATTGTGTCGGAGCTGCGGCGGgggaagcagcagaggagggaggaggagcggATGGAGGCTCTgctggctcacacacacacacagctggagctGCTCAGAG ATGCCCCGCCCCTCTCTGCTGTCACGGCGACTGATGCAGAGTCCTTCCTCAGCCCGTCAGGTCCCATCGCCACTCGCGCCCGTGACGCCCACAATGCAACGCTACAGGCGAGCAGGCTGCCCTGGTGGAGGACGCTCGTAGACACCACTGCTGAGGACATGTTTAGCCCCGCCcacctgcaggagctggaggcgGAGTTTGGAGGACTGTTTGTGGGAGGCTCAGCGGGAGTCGTGAAACTCTGA
- the iqcb1 gene encoding IQ calmodulin-binding motif-containing protein 1 isoform X2: protein MEQEEVQQEEQVEQVEVQQEEQEEVEEQEEVEQEEVQQEEVQQVEVLELKSELEDEELNVEQRVMVLNSRLNKVLNMAAVQTDSSVLTRVKSQLYLSGVLSQCVLALSQDPRKLRGSWGAVTALAQITSSCCVGVEPGKRSEAFHRLFLPSVMDGLLSLAGHLMRRAECVSLLKKLMDSVGWLLRAHSRLTVQVLSSAHYERIQMCDDVTVSLLCVQLWIQTCSSRDFLSGLSDDSILLLLNEVVGQLAVSSDPAVGGASVRLILLMASQQEQRVWPLLLSFRGLDSLLDKDWRGRGFDQDVDQLIGLIQSDRGSRSHSQVETERVRAACVIQAAWRSYKTRRRVKSLNRAVSTLQRRYRARRRQQQQQREAQQWEEELKYQVCLRRQQARRKFHQKQRQLLQLLPADQVQPYLQECERRAAVVIQTFWRGFRERRHFNNTLRHALTNMHTRTKAARTLQRGVRRFLQKRRAAKAPPIPPFWIGRNGLTDSRRVELKRQVEEYISLHPSSRVSPQECERLHEEVQLLIVSELRRGKQQRREEERMEALLAHTHTQLELLRDAPPLSAVTATDAESFLSPSGPIATRARDAHNATLQASRLPWWRTLVDTTAEDMFSPAHLQELEAEFGGLFVGGSAGVVKL, encoded by the exons atggagcaggaggaggtgcagcaggaggagcaggtggagcaggtggaggtgcagcaggaggagcaggaggaggtggaggagcaggaggag gtggagcaggaggaggtgcagcaggaggaggtgcAGCAGGTGGAGGTGTTGGAGCTGAAGAGTGAGCTGGAGGATGAAGAGTTGAACGTGGAGCAGAGAGTCATGGTGTTGAACAGCAGACTGAACA aggttTTGAACATGGCGGCGGTGCAGACCGACAGCAGCGTGTTGACTCGTGTGAAGTCTCAGCTGTATCTGAGCGGCGTTCTGAGTCAATGCGTCCTCGCTCTGAGTCAAGATCCCAGGAAGCTGCGGGGCAGCTGGGGCGCCGTCACCGCGCTGGCTCAGATCACCAG TTCCTGTTGTGTGGGGGTGGAACCTGGAAAACGCTCAGAGGCTTTTCATAGGCTGTTCCTGCCCTCAGTCATGGACGGCCTCCTGTCATTGGCCGGTCACCTGATGAGGCGAGCAGAG tgtgtgtctctgttgaaGAAGCTGATGGACTCAGTGGGTTGGTTGCTCAGAGCTCACAGTCGTCTCACAGTTCAGG TCCTTAGCTCCGCCCACTATGAGAGAATCCagatgtgtgatgatgtcaccgtgtctctgctctgtgtgcagCTGTGGATCCAAACCTGCTCatccag GGACTTTCTCTCCGGGTTGAGCGACGACTCCATCCTCCTGCTGCTCAACGAGGTCGTTGGCCAATTAGCCGTCAGCTCTGACCCTGCGGTGGGCGGGGCGTCCGTCAGACTGATCCTCCTCATGGCCAGTCAGCAGGAGCAGCGAGtctggcccctcctcctcagttTCAGAG gtctgGACAGCCTATTGGACAAAGActggagggggcggggctttgACCAAGATGTGGATCAGCTGATTGGTCTCATTCAATCAGACAGAGGATCAAGGAGTCACTCTCAG gTGGAAACTGAGCGTGTGCGAGCGGCGTGTGTGATCCAGGCGGCCTGGAGGTCGTACAAGACGAGACGCAGAGTGAAGAGCCTCAACAGAGCTGTGAGCACGCTGCAGAGGAGATACAG ggctcggaggagacagcagcagcagcagagggaggcCCAGCAGTGGGAAGAGGAGTTGAAGTATCAG gtttgTTTACGACGTCAGCAGGCCAGAAGGAAATTTCACCAGAAACAGAGAcaactgctgcagctgctgcctgcag accaGGTGCAGCCGTACCTGCAGGAGTGTGAGCGTCGTGCGGCCGTGGTGATCCAGACATTCTGGAGAGGCTTCAGAGAGCGAAGACACTTCAACAACACACTCCGACACGCActgacaaacatgcacacacggACGAAGGCAGCCAGGACACTGCAGAGaggg GTTCGTCGCTTTCTGCAGAAACGACGAGCAGCTAAGGCCCCGCCCATCCCGCCTTTCTGGATTGGTCGTAATGGTTTGACTGACAGCAGGAGAGTGGAGCTTAAGAGACAGGTGGAGGAGTACATCTCTCTTCATCCG TCGTCTCGTGTGTCTCCTCAGGAGTGTGAGCGTCTCCATGAGGAGGTGCAGCTGCTGATTGTGTCGGAGCTGCGGCGGgggaagcagcagaggagggaggaggagcggATGGAGGCTCTgctggctcacacacacacacagctggagctGCTCAGAG ATGCCCCGCCCCTCTCTGCTGTCACGGCGACTGATGCAGAGTCCTTCCTCAGCCCGTCAGGTCCCATCGCCACTCGCGCCCGTGACGCCCACAATGCAACGCTACAGGCGAGCAGGCTGCCCTGGTGGAGGACGCTCGTAGACACCACTGCTGAGGACATGTTTAGCCCCGCCcacctgcaggagctggaggcgGAGTTTGGAGGACTGTTTGTGGGAGGCTCAGCGGGAGTCGTGAAACTCTGA